A single genomic interval of Symphalangus syndactylus isolate Jambi chromosome 18, NHGRI_mSymSyn1-v2.1_pri, whole genome shotgun sequence harbors:
- the TRIB2 gene encoding tribbles homolog 2 isoform X1 — translation MNIHRSTPITIARYGRSRNKTQDFEELSSIRSAEPSQSFSPNLGSPSPPETPNLSHCVSCIGKYLLLEPLEGDHVFRAVHLHSGEELVCKVFDISCYQESLAPCFCLSAHSNINQITEIILGETKAYVFFERSYGDMHSFVRTCKKLREEEAARLFYQIASAVAHCHDGGLVLRDLKLRKFIFKDEERTRVKLESLEDAYILRGDDDSLSDKHGCPAYVSPEILNTSGSYSGKAADVWSLGVMLYTMLVGRYPFHDIEPSSLFSKIRRGQFNIPETLSPKAKCLIRSILRREPSERLTSQEILDHPWFSTDFSVSNSGYGAKEVSDQLVPDVNMEENLDPFFN, via the exons ATGAACATACACAGGTCTACCCCCATCACAATAGCGAGATATGGGAGATCGCGGAACAAAACCCAGGATTTCGAAGAGTTGTCGTCTATAAGGTCCGCGGAGCCCAGCCAGAGTTTCAGCCCGAACCTCGGCTCCCCGAGCCCGCCCGAGACTCCGAACTTGTCGCATTGCGTTTCTTGTATCGGGAAATACTTATTGTTGGAACCTCTGGAGGGAGACCACGTTTTTCGTGCCGTGCATCTGCACAGCGGAGAGGAGCTGGTGTGCAAG GTGTTTGATATCAGCTGCTACCAGGAATCCCTGGCACCGTGCTTTTGCCTGTCTGCTCATAGTAACATCAACCAAATCACTGAAATTATCCTGGGTGAGACCAAAGCCTATGTGTTCTTTGAGCGAAGCTATGGGGACATGCATTCCTTCGTCCGCACCTGCAAGAAGCTGAGAGAGGAGGAGGCAGCCAGACTGTTCTACCAGATTGCCTCGGCAGTGGCCCACTGCCATGATGGGGGGCTGGTGCTGCGGGACCTCAAGCTGCGGAAATTCATCTTTAAGGACGAAGAGAG GACTCGGGTCAAGCTGGAAAGCCTGGAAGACGCCTACATTCTGCGGGGAGATGATGATTCCCTCTCCGACAAGCATGGCTGCCCAGCTTACGTAAGCCCAGAGATCTTGAACACCAGTGGCAGCTACTCGGGCAAAGCAGCCGACGTGTGGAGCCTGGGGGTGATGCTGTACACCATGTTGGTGGGGCGGTACCCTTTCCATGACATTGAACCCAGCTCCCTCTTCAGCAAGATCCGGCGTGGCCAGTTCAACATTCCAGAGACTCTGTCGCCCAAGGCCAAGTGCCTCATCCGAAGCATTCTGCGGCGGGAGCCCTCAGAGCGGCTGACCTCGCAGGAAATTCTGGACCATCCTTGGTTTTCTACAGATTTTAGCGTCTCGAATTCAGGATATGGTGCTAAGGAAGTGTCTGACCAGCTGGTGCCGGACGTCAACATGGAAGAGAACTTGGACCCTTTCTTTAACTGA
- the TRIB2 gene encoding tribbles homolog 2 isoform X2, with protein MHSFVRTCKKLREEEAARLFYQIASAVAHCHDGGLVLRDLKLRKFIFKDEERTRVKLESLEDAYILRGDDDSLSDKHGCPAYVSPEILNTSGSYSGKAADVWSLGVMLYTMLVGRYPFHDIEPSSLFSKIRRGQFNIPETLSPKAKCLIRSILRREPSERLTSQEILDHPWFSTDFSVSNSGYGAKEVSDQLVPDVNMEENLDPFFN; from the exons ATGCATTCCTTCGTCCGCACCTGCAAGAAGCTGAGAGAGGAGGAGGCAGCCAGACTGTTCTACCAGATTGCCTCGGCAGTGGCCCACTGCCATGATGGGGGGCTGGTGCTGCGGGACCTCAAGCTGCGGAAATTCATCTTTAAGGACGAAGAGAG GACTCGGGTCAAGCTGGAAAGCCTGGAAGACGCCTACATTCTGCGGGGAGATGATGATTCCCTCTCCGACAAGCATGGCTGCCCAGCTTACGTAAGCCCAGAGATCTTGAACACCAGTGGCAGCTACTCGGGCAAAGCAGCCGACGTGTGGAGCCTGGGGGTGATGCTGTACACCATGTTGGTGGGGCGGTACCCTTTCCATGACATTGAACCCAGCTCCCTCTTCAGCAAGATCCGGCGTGGCCAGTTCAACATTCCAGAGACTCTGTCGCCCAAGGCCAAGTGCCTCATCCGAAGCATTCTGCGGCGGGAGCCCTCAGAGCGGCTGACCTCGCAGGAAATTCTGGACCATCCTTGGTTTTCTACAGATTTTAGCGTCTCGAATTCAGGATATGGTGCTAAGGAAGTGTCTGACCAGCTGGTGCCGGACGTCAACATGGAAGAGAACTTGGACCCTTTCTTTAACTGA